In the Engystomops pustulosus chromosome 2, aEngPut4.maternal, whole genome shotgun sequence genome, one interval contains:
- the LOC140117446 gene encoding stromelysin-1-like, which translates to MVLLWIFIPCLLLNVYIAEVVTGVVHDLATLEAADSKDITKEDLIKAQEYIDRFYNAVTRSRMLSNPTEQKIKDMQTFFGLKVTGKINKETLQIMRKARCGVPDVQSFSHFPGKLKWEKTSLTYRIVNYTPDITTSEVDYAIAQAFRIWSEVIPLNFRQIYSGEADIMISFGYRDHGDFFPFDGPLGILAHAFAPGNGIGGDTHFDEAETWTLGHQGTNIFLVAVHELGHALGLEHSRYEQAIMYPTLLENSFVDPTKFKLFKDDIDGIQALYGSRRPNMPKPNPSVKPPARPTMKPQPKPPKEPQPKPPKEPQPKPPKEPQPKPPKEPHPKPPKEPHPKPPKEPQPKPPKEPQPKPPKEPQPKPPKEPQPKPPKEPQPKPPNAPQPKPPKEPQPKPPKVPQPKPPKEPQPKPPKEPQPKPPKEPQPKPPKQPHPKPPKQPQPKPPKEPQPKPPKLPLPKPPQKPQPKPPKQPQPTSPKKCDRDLKFDAITSMRGDLLYFKEGIIWRKSATKSNIDTFFLNTTWPRLQSIDAAYEVPQRDIVYLFKGRHFWITRGFDLVRDYPQDISQFGFPSSVKKIDAAYFLKEERKAIFFVQNKYLSYDHVSLKMDSKSPGKIKKGFPGIGKRVDAAFQENDFLYLSNGANLIEYNPRRKNIVRMIPNYKVLNCK; encoded by the exons ATGGTTCTCCTGTGGATCTTCATACCTTGTCTTCTGCTGAATGTCTACATCGCTGAGGTGGTGACAGGAGTGGTCCACGACCTGGCCACATTGGAAGCTGCAGACTCCAAAGACATCACTAAGGAGGACTTGATAAAGGCTCAA GAATACATCGATCGATTCTACAATGCAGTCACTAGATCAAGGATGTTGTCCAATCCAACTGAGCAAAAAATCAAAGACATGCAGACCTTTTTTGGTCTTAAAGTCACCGGAAAAATTAACAAGGAAACTCTGCAAATTATGAGGAAAGCCAGATGTGGGGTCCCTGATGTCCAGAGCTTCAGCCATTTTCCAGGGAAACTTAAATGGGAAAAAACATCTCTTACTTACAG AATTGTCAACTACACTCCCGACATCACCACCTCAGAAGTAGATTATGCTATTGCACAGGCTTTCAGGATCTGGAGTGAGGTCATTCCCTTGAATTTTCGCCAGATTTATAGTGGTGAAGCTGATATTATGATATCTTTTGGATACAGAG ACCATGGGGATTTCTTTCCATTTGATGGACCACTTGGAATTTTGGCACATGCTTTCGCACCAGGAAATGGAATTGGAGGAGACACTCATTTTGATGAAGCAGAGACATGGACATTGGGCCATCAAG GTACCAATATTTTCTTGGTTGCTGTTCATGAGCTGGGCCATGCTCTGGGACTGGAGCACTCAAGATATGAGCAAGCAATAATGTATCCAACGTTATTGGAAAATTCATTTGTGGACCCAACCAAATTTAAATTATTTAAAGATGACATTGATGGCATCCAAGCGCTCTATG GATCAAGACGTCCCAATATGCCAAAACCCAATCCATCCGTAAAACCACCTGCTAGGCCAACAATGAAACCTCAGCCTAAACCACCAAAGGAACCTCAACCTAAACCACCAAAGGAACCTCAGCCTAAACCACCAAAGGAACCTCAACCTAAGCCACCAAAGGAACCTCATCCTAAGCCACCAAAGGAACCTCATCCTAAGCCACCAAAGGAACCTCAGCCTAAACCACCAAAAGAACCTCAACCTAAGCCACCAAAGGAACCTCAACCTAAGCCACCAAAGGAACCTCAACCTAAACCACCGAAAGAACCTCAACCTAAACCACCGAACGCACCTCAACCTAAACCACCAAAAGAACCTCAACCTAAACCACCCAAAGTACCTCAACCTAAACCACCAAAGGAACCTCAACCTAAACCACCAAAGGAACCTCAACCTAAACCACCAAAGGAACCACAACCTAAACCACCAAAGCAACCACATCCTAAACCACCCAAACAACCTCAACCTAAACCACCAAAGGAACCACAACCTAAACCCCCAAAATTGCCCCTTCCTAAACCACCACAGAAACCTCAACCTAAACCACCAAAACAACCTCAACCAACCTCACCAAAGAAATGTGATCGAGATTTAAAGTTTGATGCAATAACTAGTATGAGGGGCGATCTTCTGTACTTTAAGGAAGG AATAATATGGAGGAAAAGTGCAACAAAAAGCAATATTGATACCTTTTTCCTGAACACTACTTGGCCAAGACTACAAAGCATTGATGCAGCCTATGAAGTTCCACAGCGAGACATTGTCTACCTTTTTAAAG GCCGACACTTTTGGATTACAAGAGGTTTTGATCTGGTCCGAGACTATCCCCAAGATATCTCTCAGTTTGGTTTTCCAAGTTCTGTTAAGAAAATAGATGCTGCATATTTcttaaaagaagaaagaaaagcaaTTTTCTTTGTACAAAATAAGTACTTGAG CTACGACCATGTAAGTCTCAAAATGGACTCCAAATCTCCAGGGAAAATTAAAAAAGGATTTCCTGGAATTGGGAAAAGAGTGGATGCGGCTTTTCAGGAAAATG ATTTCCTGTATTTGTCCAATGGAGCCAACCTGATTGAATATAATCCCAGGAGGAAAAACATCGTCCGCATGATCCCTAATTATAAAGTATTGAACTGCAAGTGA